One Clupea harengus chromosome 11, Ch_v2.0.2, whole genome shotgun sequence DNA window includes the following coding sequences:
- the zgc:194210 gene encoding uncharacterized protein zgc:194210, translated as MESDAYVCKSLSFVLKLTAFPATTERGDDLPHFLNDAFQMNQPSEHNPEEFKGLLVTPGTSAAPTEIVSTVCTTPGPVDDSMEISNTTPEKTSTVLTDIIEAMSQESSNSVEAIDARELSISAESREDGSFRRSRTRSRQKAIPARQEFNYSDSAEDSAEMMIVQEKKDVVEVMRPAERPAPVIIQDVSSEELHLPVDKKGHEIMMMGKDKKPADHPGPQKTNPSGAAAPPAGLPALRPVGMNSAQALNAPVLPDLCVDSVELCRTQRRQAGRASLHASSHREAIEDTGSPGAAEVPEVPEVPHRQNLATRSEQHPGSLRRIVVHISLPESGTMVLDRESTETREVPDTLYLNAGSREFTEAQLWERVRRFQPSPAPTNSGKTENPGPAESEGGLMGDVTTRVVHGAGEDHTTVSNQDAEPQSAEETRGLQGQRSPGGPITTRRSQGGPITTRVSQGGPITTRRSQGGPITTRKSQGGGPITTRRSQGGPITTRMSPGGPITTRSSQGGGPITTRVSQGGPITTRMMVSDTTANEPEQDSVENLGGNSTERHENYANTVGITL; from the exons ATGGAAAgtgatgcatatgtgtgtaaaaGCCTCTCATTTGTATTGAAACTCACAGCGTTTCCTGCTACTACAGAGAGAGGTGATGACTTGCCTCACTTTTTAAATG ATGCCTTTCAGATGAATCAACCTTCTGAGCACAACCCAGAGGAATTCAAAG GTCTATTGGTCACCCCTGGAACCTCAGCTGCACCTACAG AGATCGTCTCAACAGTGTGCACAACTCCAGGTCCAGTAGATGACTCCATGG AGATTTCTAATACCACTCCAGAAAAGACCTCAACTGTTCTGACAG ATATTATTGAGGCAATGTCCCAAGAAAGCAGCAACTCGGTCGAGGCAATAG ATGCCAGAGAGCTCAGCATATCAGCAGAAAGCAGAG AGGACGGTAGCTTTAGGAGATCAAGGACACGGAGCAGACAGAAAG CCATTCCTGCACGCCAGGAATTCAACTATTCTG ACAGTGCTGAAGACAGTGCTGAGATGATGATTGTGCAGGAGAAGAAGGACGTGGTTGAAGTCATGCGCCCTGCAGAGAGGCCAG CTCCGGTGATCATACAGGATGTAAGCAGCGAGGAGCTGCACTTGCCAGTAGACAAGAAGGGCCATGAGATAATGATGATGGGCAAAGACAAGAAGCCAGCAGACCACCCGGGACCTCAGAAAACCAACCCAAGTGGTGCTgcagcgccccctgctggactcCCGGCCTTAAGGCCAGTAGGCATGAACAGCGCCCAGGCTTTGAATGCTCCTGTCCTCCCAGActtgtgtgtggatagtgtggAACTCTGTAGGACTCAACGGAGACAGGCAGGGAGAGCCAGCCTGCACGCCAGCAGCCACAGGGAGGCAATAGAAGACACAGGCAGCCCCGGGGCGGCAGAGGTTCCAGAGGTTCCAGAGgttccacacagacagaaccTCGCCACTAGGAGTGAGCAGCACCCTGGCTCTCTGAGAAGGATAGTGGTGCACATTAGCCTACCTGAGAGTGGGACTATGGTGTTGGACAGAGAAAGCACTGAAACCAGAGAGGTCCCAGACACACTCTACCTAAACGCTGGGAGCAGGGAGTTCACCGAGGCACAActctgggagagagtgagacgttTCCAGCCCTCACCAGCCCCCACCAACTCTGGCAAGACTGAGAATCCGGGCCCGGCGGAGAGTGAAGGTGGACTCATGGGAGACGTGACGACCAGAGTGGTGCACGGTGCGGGTGAGGACCACACCACAGTCAGTAATCAGGACGCGGAGCCTCAGAGTGCAGAGGAGACCCGGGGACTCCAGGGGCAGAGGAGTCCGGGTGGACCAATCACAACCAGGAGGAGTCAGGGTGGACCAATCACAACCAGGGTGAGTCAGGGTGGACCAATCACAACCAGGAGGAGTCAGGGTGGACCAATCACAACCAGGAAGAGTCAGGGTGGTGGACCAATCACAACCAGGAGGAGTCAGGGTGGACCAATCACAACCAGGATGAGTCCGGGTGGACCAATCACAACCAGGAGCAGTCAGGGTGGTGGCCCAATCACAACCAGGGTGAGTCAGGGTGGCCCAATCACAACCAGGATGATGGTGTCAGACACAACTGCCAACGAACCTGAGCAAGACAGTGTGGAGAACCTCGGGGgcaacagcacagagagacatgagaaCTACGCTAATACTGTTGGAATTACGTTGTAG